Proteins co-encoded in one Bombus pyrosoma isolate SC7728 linkage group LG4, ASM1482585v1, whole genome shotgun sequence genomic window:
- the LOC122566451 gene encoding uncharacterized protein LOC122566451 isoform X2 — protein sequence MPKLRRNRRTETRWGDKYYTAVKNAVFITETQPYEPTLPSFPLEEYVPECENLYMCTQCKDCFYFRSSLEDHIARKSWILGYWCHHCFVTACKHSSVKGILCSTCLQLDHEKRLYLRSRGLRNNQKFGAIRIFYNQCQFFAHLKAHNVDLVNIGDLMLMPLPTNIIDWNPEVDLTCEALMEHTFIIKVHIMDWLKNKTIDNNWWQLAEDANNPVTVILKGYNGRFHFKPLEISIEEQISILNSAHSTPNNGKKFSDIPGSVESVDKGTSPSSTNTRVSISDESMIENEDSPCTVNDITFVNCGFSKFLESEFTANNKERKGNTTVSVKSVQDSCTPKRPNVINKFKRNKVRHLNSISSNMVISCGNTMIPPKRDIKDLSKHPTNKQLWKSLTHKSSNNLSVKTVTEGNIVKEKSDRKENKTLRNNLLKIAPVSKVQSDVSCTAKVDTYKNKLGKLKQNLYTLTINSGQKDVRFQRHTSDNSPGDNNKESSSEEVIRLVPVGNEKLSKMKINVGNKNLSQAGKETNKNSSKNQTEPFKNKLRPFPGRVIYQNGRKYIIKQSSGPTKNLKTPSNAVVPVKNVQETVQSKSTNIPPLVFYNIPPLIPLDSTEIENISNQEKTNSFHNDVSPLTPSPSPSELSNSSSCDIQSKQTSLSAKGSQKVDVPYLNTEQKDIGIDVQNMNNSFESLTFHKGEDQNLYLDVTFLNQKPIYSIVDTSTMITKCREEMLNEFFHLSYFELKKRYDHLQEIGEEISRVMNFVTDNVIKENLKAVHILQTVLKHCIDKCTEKSDDTEEKDALLHEWESEYEKTDEKPVCKACNKIKKPKYYIPGFSKPAKNDIYCSCYRHMCHKCHTYQGNSTRFVAHQTFHDKERPYLCPDCYRKFTSYRSLEVHTWTTCFHTLKRRVLGCKICEIDGFQDMESVAKHFAIMHSHNKVVCDKCYIVLPSYSEYRKHHKDKHSDANDHQPIRLVLCKLGRCIVRCEDYMLHMEKHIVVQRLIWFKCPFCTFIHVEAKRIMSHLQSEHETRLEELTSSETLWNTSQVETAANLLKNNLQQNKFTNAHTESCEDGTVMPKIINARTITSEVFEHGAQGTDDNIINYETSLCSKVVNVNSESSPKLNGIIPKILDVRSMADLTSDISECDKIEATSKFTDTTTSKIINARNITSKVFEREAQRTDDNIINEETEQNKAQQDQEIETEHEHVIDCIWDTKTIPLSPSPVKVESPQQDHLLGVKNDQSIYDTSCEKAKIQLDETKQEARNVSNNTQSQKQPKAATHELILKPPPLVRIPQHVLEMNRSKKAGQITKGGKMAVFSRDQEVNRYFPRRIALINPTNSNEILNFPCPLCRELINTSKSVISNHFQSKHLQDCKLSAVAINLLRISPEFINGGYKELLDNKKRKSESTISSSKRRRRWNPKKYNTDGKNVNFTGLGLCVTQETAEDSEGNFRCKKCDQRCSNMTNLREHIACNHRIKGRYLVCLECGDNFVVVPSLQMHLKAFHGIEDPITYMAQNTSYAPDNVDDLEAEGKSIEANQCHVCMAVFEDKAAVDKHLRVHGMAFLNRKRIEAQNALKSPEKKSEMEEEKCTPIKASPKELVRKDKPAETILEKITATI from the exons atGCCAAAACTAAGAAGGAATAGAAGGACTGAAACTAGGTGGggtgataaatattatacagcaGTGAAAAATGCTGTTTTTATAACGGAGACACAACCTTATGAGCCAACATTACCATCCTTCCCTTTGGAGGAGTATGTTCCAGAATGTGAGAATCTGTATATGTGTACACAATGCAAAGACTG ctTCTATTTTCGAAGCAGTTTGGAAGACCATATTGCAAGGAAAAGTTGGATATTGGGATATTGGTGTCATCATTGTTTTGTAACTGCTTGTAAACATAGCTCTGTAAAAGGTATATTATGTTCCACATGTTTACAATTGGATCATGAGAAACGCTTATATTTACGAAGTAGAGGTTTACGTAACAATCAAAAATTTGGGGCAATAAGAATCTTTTACAATCAATGTCAATTTTTTGCACATTTGAAAGCTCATAATGTAGATTTGGTAAATATAGGTGACTTAATGTTAATGCCTTTACCAACAAATATCATCGACTGGAATCCTGAAGTAGATTTAACATGCGAAGCACTCATGGaacatacatttataataaaagttcatATAATGGATtggttgaaaaataaaactattgaTAACAATTGGTGGCAATTGGCAGAAGATGCCAATAATCCAGTTACTGTTATTCTTAAAGGTTATAACGGTCGATTCCATTTTAAGCCATTAGAAATATCAATAGAGGagcaaatttctattttgaatTCTGCTCATTCTACACCTAACAATGGCAAGAAATTTTCTGATATTCCTGGGTCAGTAGAAAGTGTTGATAAAGGAACAAGTCCATCTTCAACAAATACCAGGGTTTCCATCTCTGATGAAAGTATGATTGAAAATGAAGACAGTCCTTGTACAGTAAATGACATTACTTTTGTGAATTGCGGATTCTCAAAATTTCTTGAATCTGAGTTTACAGCAAATAataaggaaaggaaaggaaacaCAACAGTTTCTGTAAAATCAGTGCAAGATTCATGCACTCCGAAACGTccaaatgtaattaataagtttaaacgaaataaagtaAGACATTTAAACTCCATTTCATCCAATATGGTTATATCATGTGGTAATACAATGATACCGCCTAAACGTGATATCAAAGATTTATCAAAGCATCCTACCAATAAACAATTATGGAAGAGTTTAACACATAAATCTAGTAACAATTTATCAGTCAAGACAGTTACAGAAGGCaatatcgtaaaagaaaaatctgatagaaaagaaaataaaacacttcgcaataatttattaaaaatagcaCCAGTGTCTAAGGTTCAATCTGATGTATCTTGTACAGCAAAGGTGGatacatacaaaaataagttaggtaaattgaaacaaaatctATATACATTGACCATTAATTCTGGTCAAAAGGATGTTAGATTTCAAA GACACACCTCTGATAATTCACCTGGCGATAATAACAAAGAATCATCTTCCGAAGAAGTAATTCGCTTAGTACCTGTtgggaatgaaaaattatcgaaaatgaaaataaatgtaggaaataaaaatctttctcaAGCCGGTAAAGAAACTAACAAAAATAGTTCGAAAAACCAAACCGAGccctttaaaaataaattacgacCTTTTCCCGGTAGGGTTATATATCAAAATGGAcggaaatatattattaagcAATCATCAGGTCCtactaaaaatttaaagacCCCATCCAATGCTGTGGTACCAGTGAAAAATGTACAAGAAACAGTGCAATcaaaatctacaaatattcCACCATTAGTGTTCTACAATATTCCACCATTGATACCCTTAGATTCcactgaaatagaaaatatatcgaatcaGGAAAAAACGAATTCATTTCATAATGATGTTTCCCCTTTAACACCTTCACCATCTCCGTCGGAATTATCGAATAGTTCTAGCTGCGATATTCAATCGAAACAGACTTCTTTGTCAGCAAAGGGTTCTCAGAAAGTTGATGTACCTTATTTGAATACTGAACAGAAAGACATTGGTATTGATGTACAAAATATGAACAATTCATTTGAAAGTTTAACATTTCATAAAGGAGAAGACCAAAATTTGTATCTCGATGTAACGTTTCTTAATCAAAAGCCAATTTATTCTATTGTTGATACATCTACGATGATAACAAAATGTAGAGAAGAAATgctaaatgaattttttcatctttcttatTTCGAATTGAAGAAACGATACGACCATTTACAAGAAATTGGTGAAGAAATATCAAGAGTAATGAATTTCGTAACTGATAATGTGATCAAAGAAAACTTAAAAGCAGTTCATATTTTGCAGACTGTGCTGAAACATTGTATTGATAAATGTACTGAGAAATCTGATGACACAGAGGAGAAAGATGCACTGTTACATGAATGGGAATCCGAATATGAGAAAACAGATGAAAAACCTGTTTGTAAGgcatgtaataaaattaaaaaacccAAGTACTATATTCCAGGATTTTCAAAGCCTGCgaaaaacgatatatattgtTCTTGCTATAGGCATATGTGCCACAAATGTCATACGTATCAAGGTAATTCGACGCGTTTCGTAGCTCATCAAACATTTCACGACAAAGAGAGACCGTATTTATGCCCTGATTGTTATCGTAAATTTACATCATATAGATCGTTAGAAGTCCATACATGGACTACCTGTTTCCACACGCTAAAAAGGCGTGTTCTCGGttgtaaaatttgtgaaatagaTGGTTTTCAAGATATGGAATCTGTCGCAAAACATTTCGCAATTATGCACAGTCATAATAAGGTAGTTTGTGATAAATGTTACATCGTTTTACCATCATATTCCGAATATAGAAAACATCATAAAGATAAACATTCGGATGCAAATGATCATCAACCCATAAGGCTTGTACTATGTAAACTTGGGCGGTGCATTGTACGTTGCGAAGATTACATGTTACACATGGAAAAACATATAGTCGTTCAAAGATTAATATGGTTCAAATGTCCATTTTGTACGTTTATTCATGTAGAGGCGAAACGAATTATGTCTCATTTGCAAAGTGAACATGAAACACGTTTAGAGGAACTTACAAGTTCCGAGACATTATGGAATACTTCTCAAGTGGAAACCGCAgcaaatttattgaaaaataatttacagcaAAATAAATTCACAAATGCACACACGGAGTCTTGCGAAGATGGAACTGTTATGCCTAAGATTATAAATGCTAGAACTATTACGTCTGAGGTATTTGAACATGGAGCTCAGGGGACggatgataatataataaattatgaaacatcACTATGTTCTAAAGTTGTTAATGTTAATTCAGAATCTTCTCCAAAGTTGAATGGAATCATACCGAAGATACTCGACGTTAGGTCAATGGCTGACCTAACGTCGGATATTTCTGAATGCGACAAGATTGAAGCAACTTCGAAATTTACAGATACGACAACAAGTAAGATTATAAATGCTAGAAATATTACGTCTAAGGTATTTGAACGTGAAGCTCAGAGGACGGATGATAACATAATAAATGAAGAAACCGAACAAAACAAAGCTCAACAAGATCAAGAGATCGAAACCGAACACGAACATGTCATTGATTGTATATGGGATACCAAAACGATTCCATTAAGTCCCAGCCCAGTGAAAGTTGAATCTCCTCAACAAGATCATCTGTTAGGAGTGAAAAACGACCAGAGTATATATGACACATCATGCGAAAAAGCAAAAATTCAATTAGATGAAACAAAGCAAGAAGCAAGGAATGTTTCGAACAATACGCAGAGTCAAAAGCAACCGAAGGCTGCAACAcatgaattaattttgaaaccTCCTCCGCTTGTTAGAATTCCTCAACACGTGCTTGAGATGAATCGATCTAAGAAAGCTGGACAGATAacgaaaggaggaaaaatgGCAGTATTTTCACGCGATCAAGAAGTTAATCGCTATTTTCCTCGACGAATTGCTCTAATCAATCCAACTAATTCAAATGAGATCCTAAACTTTCCGTGTCCTTTATGCAgggaattaataaatacatccAAATCAGTTATAAGTAATCATTTTCAGAGTAAACATTTGCAAGATTGTAAGCTATCAGCAGTTGCCATAAACTTACTACGAATATCCCCAGAATTTATTAATGGTGGTTACAAGGAATTATTAGATAACAAAAAGCGCAAGTCCGAAAGTACTATATCGAGTTCAAAAAGAAGACGACGGTGGAAtccaaaaaaatataataccgATGGGAAAAACGTGAATTTTACAGGACTTGGGTTATGTGTAACACAAGAAACAGCTGAAGATAGCGAGGGTAATTTCAGGTGTAAAAAATGTGATCAGCGATGCTCGAATATGACAAATTTGAGAGAGCATATCGCGTGCAATCATAGAATCAAGGGCCGATATTTAGTATGTCTGGAATGTGGAGACAATTTTGTGGTAGTACCTAGTTTACAAATGCATCTAAAAGCATTTCACGGGATAGAGGATCCCATAACTTATATGGCACAAAATACTTCCTACGCTCCTGATAATGTGGATGATCTCGAGGCTGAAGGAAAGTCTATCGAAGCAAATCAATGTCATGTTTGTATGGCGGTTTTCGAAGATAAGGCGGCGGTAGATAAACATCTTCGAGTCCATGGCATGGCGTTCTTAAATCGTAAAAGGATAGAAGCGCAAAATGCTTTGAAAAGTCCAGAGAAAAAGAGCGAaatggaggaagaaaaatgtacacCAATCAAAGCAAGTCCAAAAGAACTTGTTCGAAAGGATAAACCAGCAGAAACTATACTGGAAAAAATCACT GCAACTATATAG